One genomic segment of Merismopedia glauca CCAP 1448/3 includes these proteins:
- the clpB gene encoding ATP-dependent chaperone ClpB has product MQPTDSTKFTEKAWEAIVKSQDVARRFLTQQLEVEHLVISLLEEEGLASKILTKAGIEIPRLIAQLESFAKRQPKVTRVDQLYLGRGLDLMLDAAEEIRTQWQDDFIAVEHLMLGFAEDGRLGKRLLQSFKLDSQKLTETIKEIRGTQQVKDQSPESRYQALEKYGRDLTESAKAGKLDPVIGRDEEIRRVIQVLSRRSKNNPVLIGEPGVGKTAIAEGLAQRIINGDVPESLKNRRLISLDMGSLIAGAKYRGEFEDRLRAVLKEVMDSEGQIVLFIDELHTVVGAGSTQGAMDASNLLKPMLARGELRCIGASTLDEYRLHIEKDAALERRFQQVYVDQPSVENTISILRGLKERYELHHGVKITDSALVAAATLSQRYISDRFLPDKAIDLVDEAAAKLKMEITSKPTELEVIDRRLMQLEMEKLSLAGENDLSGNNKGSKDRLAKIEQEITSLGQKQEQFNSQWQGEKQLLDSIKNLKEEEEALRVQIEQAERDYDLEKAAKLKYGKLEIVQRDREAKETMLLELQSAGSAMLREQVTESDIAEIVANWTGIPVNRLLSSERQKLLQLESHLHQKVIGQKEGVASVAAAIRRARAGMKDPGRPIGSFLFMGPTGVGKTELARALAEFLFDSSEALVRIDMSEYMEKHAVSRLIGAPPGYVGYEEGGQLSEAIRRRPYAVVLLDEVEKAHPDVFNILLQVLDDGRITDSQGRTIDFCNTVIVMTSNIGSEYILNFAGDDSQYEEMSQQVNAASMKHFRPEFLNRIDEIIIFHTLNRQELGQIVEIQLKRIEKLLSDQKISIDITPAALSYVAEVGYDPVYGARPLKRAIQRELQNPIANKILENAFGEGDTISIDCVEGQLTFSKKGEKAKRGAKKTVA; this is encoded by the coding sequence ATGCAGCCAACTGACTCGACAAAATTTACTGAAAAAGCCTGGGAAGCCATAGTCAAATCTCAAGATGTCGCCCGTCGGTTTCTGACTCAGCAGCTAGAAGTAGAACATTTGGTAATTTCGCTGTTAGAAGAAGAGGGACTGGCTAGCAAGATTTTGACGAAAGCTGGTATAGAAATACCCCGTTTAATTGCACAACTAGAAAGCTTTGCTAAGCGTCAACCCAAAGTTACCCGCGTGGATCAATTGTATTTAGGGCGCGGTTTAGATTTAATGTTGGATGCAGCCGAAGAAATTAGAACTCAGTGGCAAGATGATTTTATTGCTGTTGAACATTTAATGCTAGGCTTTGCAGAAGATGGTCGTTTGGGTAAGCGCTTACTGCAAAGTTTTAAGCTAGATTCTCAGAAGTTAACTGAGACAATTAAGGAAATTCGCGGTACTCAGCAGGTAAAGGATCAAAGTCCTGAATCTCGCTATCAAGCTTTAGAAAAGTATGGGCGAGATCTGACAGAAAGTGCGAAAGCGGGAAAACTAGATCCAGTCATTGGCAGAGATGAGGAGATTAGACGGGTAATTCAGGTTTTATCCCGTCGTAGCAAGAATAATCCCGTTTTAATTGGGGAACCAGGGGTAGGAAAAACGGCGATCGCTGAAGGTTTAGCTCAACGCATTATAAACGGTGATGTCCCAGAATCTTTGAAAAACCGACGGCTAATTTCTCTAGATATGGGTAGCTTAATTGCAGGGGCGAAATATCGAGGGGAATTTGAAGATCGGTTGCGTGCAGTATTAAAGGAAGTAATGGACTCGGAAGGGCAAATAGTCCTTTTTATTGATGAATTACATACTGTAGTGGGGGCAGGTAGTACCCAGGGGGCGATGGATGCCAGTAACTTACTTAAACCCATGTTAGCGCGGGGTGAGTTGCGGTGTATCGGGGCGAGTACTTTAGATGAATATCGCTTGCATATTGAGAAAGATGCCGCCTTAGAACGCAGATTCCAGCAAGTATATGTCGATCAGCCTTCGGTAGAGAATACTATCTCGATTTTGAGGGGTTTAAAAGAACGCTACGAACTCCATCATGGGGTGAAAATAACAGATTCAGCCTTAGTAGCAGCAGCAACCTTATCTCAAAGATACATCAGCGATCGCTTTTTGCCCGATAAGGCGATCGATTTAGTCGATGAAGCCGCAGCGAAACTCAAAATGGAGATTACCTCCAAACCTACCGAATTAGAAGTTATAGACCGTCGCTTGATGCAGTTAGAGATGGAAAAACTCTCTTTAGCTGGTGAAAACGATCTGAGTGGCAATAATAAAGGTTCTAAAGATAGGTTGGCTAAAATTGAGCAAGAAATTACTAGTTTAGGGCAGAAACAAGAGCAATTTAACTCCCAATGGCAAGGAGAAAAACAACTCCTCGATAGCATTAAAAACCTCAAAGAGGAAGAAGAGGCGCTAAGGGTGCAAATTGAGCAAGCTGAACGGGATTATGACCTAGAGAAAGCAGCTAAGCTTAAATATGGCAAACTAGAAATAGTGCAGCGCGATCGCGAAGCTAAAGAAACCATGCTGCTGGAATTGCAATCGGCTGGTTCAGCAATGTTACGGGAACAAGTAACTGAATCTGATATTGCTGAAATCGTCGCCAACTGGACGGGAATACCCGTTAATCGTCTGTTATCTTCGGAAAGACAAAAACTGCTACAACTAGAATCTCACCTACATCAAAAAGTTATCGGACAAAAAGAAGGTGTAGCCTCAGTTGCAGCAGCGATTCGTCGCGCTAGAGCGGGTATGAAAGATCCTGGTCGTCCTATTGGCTCATTTTTGTTTATGGGACCTACAGGAGTCGGCAAAACCGAACTGGCAAGGGCTTTAGCTGAATTTTTGTTTGATAGTAGCGAAGCTTTAGTCCGCATCGATATGTCGGAATATATGGAAAAACACGCCGTTTCTCGGTTAATTGGCGCGCCTCCAGGATATGTAGGCTATGAAGAAGGGGGTCAACTTTCCGAAGCCATCCGTCGTCGTCCCTATGCTGTAGTATTACTAGATGAGGTGGAAAAGGCTCACCCAGATGTGTTTAACATCCTGTTGCAAGTTCTAGATGATGGGCGGATTACCGATTCTCAAGGGCGCACCATTGACTTTTGCAATACCGTTATTGTGATGACTAGCAATATTGGTAGCGAATACATCCTCAATTTTGCTGGCGATGACAGTCAATACGAAGAGATGTCCCAGCAAGTCAATGCGGCGAGTATGAAGCACTTTCGTCCCGAATTTCTGAACCGGATTGACGAAATAATCATTTTCCACACCTTAAATCGTCAAGAACTTGGTCAGATTGTGGAAATTCAACTCAAACGAATTGAAAAATTATTATCCGACCAAAAAATCAGCATTGATATCACTCCAGCAGCTTTAAGCTACGTCGCAGAAGTGGGATATGACCCCGTTTATGGCGCGCGTCCCCTGAAACGAGCAATTCAACGAGAACTGCAAAACCCCATCGCTAATAAGATTTTAGAAAATGCTTTTGGAGAAGGGGATACAATCTCGATTGATTGTGTGGAAGGGCAGCTAACTTTCAGCAAAAAAGGGGAAAAAGCCAAGCGCGGTGCCAAAAAGACGGTTGCTTGA
- a CDS encoding GNAT family N-acetyltransferase, producing the protein MVFWKSLFNGSESTSASKETLFSGDPLEVTGTTYAENGARICFSLTRELDLYELEELCDAVGWSRRPLRKVRKAMEHSFLVVSMWYIKGAKRRLIGFARATSDHAFNATIWDVVVHPDFQSQGLGKSLMKYTIDKLRSADISNITLFADPQVVDFYNRLGFLVDPEGIKGMFWYPD; encoded by the coding sequence ATGGTTTTTTGGAAAAGTCTATTTAATGGTTCTGAATCTACTAGTGCCTCTAAGGAAACACTATTTTCTGGAGATCCGCTTGAAGTTACAGGTACTACCTATGCCGAAAATGGTGCCAGGATCTGTTTTAGTCTGACACGGGAACTAGATTTATATGAACTAGAAGAATTATGCGACGCTGTTGGTTGGTCTCGTCGTCCTTTGCGTAAAGTCAGGAAAGCTATGGAGCATAGCTTTTTAGTAGTTTCTATGTGGTACATCAAAGGAGCTAAACGTCGTTTGATTGGCTTTGCTCGTGCTACTTCTGACCACGCTTTTAATGCGACGATTTGGGATGTGGTGGTTCATCCAGATTTTCAGAGTCAAGGCTTGGGCAAATCTTTGATGAAATACACCATCGATAAGTTGCGTAGTGCAGATATTAGTAATATCACCTTGTTCGCCGATCCTCAAGTGGTAGACTTTTATAACCGTTTGGGATTTTTAGTAGATCCAGAAGGCATCAAAGGGATGTTCTGGTATCCCGACTGA
- a CDS encoding alpha/beta fold hydrolase: MAIIDILGVPHTYDLTPSSSTASQPTLVFVHGWLLSRHYWRPLIDRLVADYQCLAYDLRGFGHSQADEIESQGCWSENSNKTNPLDIEFTEICASRYTPSAYARDVGILLKELKIERAWLVGHSLGGTIALWAAHQLPEQVEGVICLNAGGGIYLKEAFEKFRAAGQQILRYRPRWLCYLPAIDVLLSITNVARPVPRVWGRQRVIDFVMAQGEAAVRTLLDSTTEAEVNRLPQLVSSLEQPVYFIAGAQDKMMEPQYVHHLASFHALFETSGQNVIEISDCGHLSMVEQPEAVATQIRQIIRLHQVLET; this comes from the coding sequence ATGGCAATTATCGATATTCTCGGAGTACCCCATACTTACGATTTAACTCCCTCTAGCTCTACAGCCTCACAACCTACTTTAGTGTTTGTTCACGGATGGTTATTAAGTCGTCACTACTGGCGACCTTTGATCGATAGACTGGTAGCTGACTATCAGTGCTTAGCTTATGATTTACGTGGATTTGGTCATTCTCAAGCTGATGAGATAGAAAGTCAAGGTTGTTGGTCAGAGAATAGTAATAAAACCAACCCTCTTGATATTGAATTTACGGAAATTTGCGCTTCTAGATATACTCCATCTGCCTATGCTAGAGATGTAGGTATTTTGTTGAAGGAACTAAAAATTGAGCGGGCTTGGCTGGTAGGTCATTCTTTAGGAGGTACTATAGCTTTGTGGGCAGCCCATCAATTGCCAGAACAGGTTGAAGGGGTGATTTGTCTCAATGCTGGAGGGGGTATTTATCTGAAAGAAGCTTTTGAGAAGTTTCGAGCTGCTGGTCAGCAAATTCTCAGGTATCGTCCTCGGTGGCTGTGTTATCTTCCTGCCATAGATGTTCTACTTTCGATCACTAATGTGGCTCGTCCCGTACCGAGAGTTTGGGGTCGTCAGCGAGTGATTGATTTTGTTATGGCTCAGGGAGAGGCTGCTGTCCGCACCCTTCTAGATTCAACTACTGAAGCAGAAGTGAATCGCTTACCGCAATTAGTCTCTAGTTTAGAACAACCAGTATATTTTATAGCCGGCGCTCAGGATAAAATGATGGAGCCGCAATATGTCCACCATTTGGCTAGTTTTCATGCTCTTTTCGAGACATCTGGTCAGAATGTAATTGAAATATCCGATTGCGGTCATTTATCTATGGTAGAGCAGCCAGAGGCAGTCGCTACCCAAATTCGCCAAATTATTCGCCTGCATCAAGTTTTAGAGACGTAG
- the tsaD gene encoding tRNA (adenosine(37)-N6)-threonylcarbamoyltransferase complex transferase subunit TsaD, giving the protein MATVLAIETSCDETAVAIVNNRKVLSNIVTSQIEIHRPYGGVVPEVASRQHLELINQGIGQSLATANLTWQEIDAVAATCTPGLVGALLVGVSAAKTLSIVHQKPFLGVHHLEGHIYASYLSAPELEPPFICLLVSGGHTSLIYVKDCGVYETLGQTRDDAVGEAFDKVARLLGLGYPGGPIIDKLASEGNSEAYWLPEGNISLPNGGYHPYDSSFSGLKTAVLRLVQKLQQENSKLPVEDLAASFQATVARSLTKRAIACALDYGIKTIVVGGGVAANSGLRKSLTAAGETANIAVLFPPLKFCTDNAAMIACAAAEHLERGHTSHLTLPAQSRLAIAEIMQLYQPTSK; this is encoded by the coding sequence ATGGCAACAGTTTTAGCAATTGAAACAAGTTGTGACGAAACAGCAGTCGCTATTGTCAACAATCGTAAAGTTTTAAGTAATATTGTTACATCGCAAATTGAAATCCATCGACCTTATGGGGGTGTAGTGCCAGAAGTCGCTTCGAGGCAACATCTAGAATTAATTAATCAAGGAATTGGTCAATCCTTAGCTACAGCTAACCTGACTTGGCAGGAAATAGATGCTGTTGCGGCTACTTGTACTCCTGGATTAGTGGGAGCTTTATTAGTCGGGGTTAGTGCCGCTAAAACCTTATCGATTGTGCATCAAAAGCCTTTTTTGGGAGTCCATCACCTAGAAGGGCATATTTACGCCAGCTATCTGAGCGCACCTGAACTAGAACCCCCATTTATTTGTCTATTAGTCTCTGGCGGACATACCAGTTTAATTTATGTCAAAGATTGTGGGGTTTATGAAACTTTAGGACAAACTCGCGATGATGCGGTTGGGGAAGCTTTTGACAAAGTTGCCAGATTACTAGGTTTAGGATATCCAGGTGGACCAATTATCGATAAGTTAGCATCTGAGGGTAACTCTGAAGCTTATTGGCTACCAGAAGGGAATATCTCTTTACCCAATGGTGGCTATCATCCCTATGACTCTAGTTTTAGTGGTTTAAAAACCGCCGTGTTGAGATTAGTCCAAAAACTGCAACAGGAGAATTCAAAGCTACCTGTAGAGGATCTAGCCGCCAGTTTTCAAGCTACAGTAGCTAGAAGTTTAACCAAAAGAGCGATCGCTTGCGCTCTTGATTATGGCATCAAAACCATCGTTGTTGGTGGCGGGGTAGCAGCTAATAGTGGATTACGAAAATCCCTGACAGCAGCAGGTGAAACCGCTAATATAGCAGTATTATTTCCGCCTTTGAAGTTTTGCACCGATAACGCTGCCATGATCGCCTGCGCGGCGGCAGAACACTTAGAACGGGGTCATACTTCTCATCTTACCTTACCCGCTCAATCTCGACTGGCGATCGCCGAAATTATGCAACTATATCAACCTACTAGTAAATGA
- a CDS encoding Photosystem I reaction center subunit III, with product MRRLLAVILAVTIWFSIAPIASAETVSGLVPCSESAAFQKRATVARPTTDNPDSGKLRFERYSQALCGPEGLPRLIVDGRLSHAGDFTIPSLLFLYITGWIGWVGRMYLISARKSSNPEEQEIILNVPKAIGFMLAGFSWPLLALKEFATGELLAKDDEITVSPR from the coding sequence ATGCGACGATTGTTGGCTGTAATTTTGGCAGTGACCATCTGGTTCAGCATTGCGCCCATAGCATCTGCTGAAACCGTCTCTGGACTAGTACCCTGTAGTGAATCGGCTGCTTTCCAAAAACGGGCTACAGTAGCTCGTCCTACCACGGATAATCCAGATTCTGGAAAACTACGGTTTGAACGCTATAGTCAGGCTTTGTGCGGGCCAGAAGGTCTACCTCGCCTAATTGTAGATGGTCGTCTCAGCCATGCTGGTGACTTTACCATTCCTAGCTTGCTATTCCTGTATATTACGGGTTGGATCGGCTGGGTAGGTCGTATGTACCTGATTTCTGCCAGAAAATCTTCTAATCCTGAAGAACAAGAAATTATTCTGAATGTACCTAAAGCAATTGGGTTCATGCTAGCAGGCTTTAGCTGGCCATTGTTAGCCTTGAAAGAGTTCGCCACTGGGGAACTATTAGCTAAAGATGATGAAATTACCGTCTCTCCTCGCTAA
- the psaJ gene encoding photosystem I reaction center subunit IX, with the protein MQNLVKFLSTAPVVMAVWMTITAGILIEFNRFYPDLLFHPL; encoded by the coding sequence ATGCAAAATTTAGTCAAGTTTCTGTCTACAGCCCCAGTTGTTATGGCTGTGTGGATGACTATTACAGCCGGAATATTGATCGAATTTAATCGCTTTTACCCAGATCTACTGTTCCATCCCTTGTAA
- the accC gene encoding acetyl-CoA carboxylase biotin carboxylase subunit, which produces MQFAKILIANRGEIALRILRTCEEMGIGTVAVHSTIDRQLLHVQLADETVCIGEPSSSKSYLNIPNIIAAALTRNATAIHPGYGFLAENARFAEICADHNLTFIGPSPQAIRAMGDKSTAKATMKQAGVPTVPGSDGIIVSETEALSIAQEIGYPVMIKATAGGGGRGMRLANQEEDFIRLFQAAQGEAEAAFGNSGVYLEKFIARPRHIEFQIFADSYGNVVHLGERDCSIQRRHQKLLEEAPSPALTPELRQKMGHAAVMAAKSINYVGAGTVEFLLDASGHFYFMEMNTRIQVEHPVTEMITGLDLIAEQIRIAQGEKLSVTQEQVQIRGHSIECRINAEDPDRNFRPHPGRIGGYLPPGGPGVRMDSHVYTDYEIPAYYDSLIGKLIVWGSDRPAAIERMKRALRECAITGIPTTINFHQKVLEHPAFIAGEVYTNFVEQMMSKE; this is translated from the coding sequence ATGCAGTTCGCCAAAATTTTGATCGCCAACCGAGGGGAAATTGCCTTACGCATTTTACGCACCTGCGAAGAAATGGGCATAGGTACAGTAGCGGTGCATTCAACCATAGACAGGCAGTTATTACACGTCCAACTAGCTGATGAAACCGTTTGCATTGGCGAGCCATCTAGCAGTAAAAGTTATCTCAATATTCCCAATATTATTGCGGCTGCTTTAACCCGTAATGCCACAGCAATTCATCCTGGATACGGTTTTTTAGCGGAAAATGCCAGATTTGCCGAAATTTGCGCCGATCATAATCTAACATTTATTGGGCCTAGTCCTCAAGCAATTAGGGCAATGGGAGATAAATCTACTGCCAAAGCCACCATGAAACAGGCTGGAGTGCCCACAGTTCCAGGGAGTGATGGAATCATAGTTTCGGAAACCGAAGCCCTCTCTATCGCCCAAGAAATTGGCTATCCAGTCATGATCAAAGCGACTGCGGGTGGAGGTGGAAGGGGAATGCGATTGGCTAACCAAGAGGAAGACTTTATCCGGCTATTCCAAGCGGCTCAAGGAGAAGCAGAAGCAGCCTTTGGTAATTCAGGAGTTTATTTAGAAAAATTCATCGCCCGTCCTCGTCACATAGAATTTCAAATTTTTGCAGATAGTTACGGCAATGTAGTTCATTTGGGCGAAAGGGATTGCTCTATTCAACGGCGACATCAGAAATTGCTTGAAGAAGCCCCAAGTCCTGCATTAACCCCAGAACTGCGCCAAAAAATGGGTCACGCGGCGGTGATGGCAGCTAAATCAATTAATTATGTTGGTGCTGGAACTGTAGAGTTTCTCTTGGATGCTTCGGGACATTTCTACTTCATGGAAATGAATACTCGGATTCAAGTAGAACACCCAGTTACAGAAATGATTACTGGTTTAGACTTGATTGCCGAACAAATCCGCATTGCTCAAGGGGAAAAACTCAGCGTGACTCAAGAACAAGTCCAAATCAGAGGGCATTCGATTGAATGTCGGATCAATGCTGAAGATCCCGATCGCAATTTCCGCCCACACCCAGGTAGAATTGGTGGTTACTTGCCTCCTGGAGGTCCTGGAGTTCGCATGGATTCTCACGTCTATACCGATTATGAAATTCCTGCCTATTACGACTCATTAATCGGTAAGTTGATTGTTTGGGGTAGCGATCGCCCAGCCGCTATTGAAAGAATGAAACGAGCTTTGAGAGAGTGTGCGATTACTGGAATCCCTACCACGATTAACTTTCATCAAAAAGTCTTGGAACATCCAGCGTTCATTGCTGGTGAAGTTTATACCAACTTTGTAGAACAAATGATGTCAAAGGAATAG